One genomic region from Candidatus Caldarchaeum subterraneum encodes:
- a CDS encoding metallophosphoesterase (metallophosphoesterase involved in DNA repair/DNA repair protein (rad32/mre11)) — MMIGHISDTHLGAFIGRDEELREVGEDVHASFLEAIEIFVREDVDIVIHSGDILDEPRPYGDAMRVLMEGAKRLNDRGIHMLFTLGEHDISSIPSTPHPYVAKLAGLAEYVGNGEAHEVKGLTVIGLHKHKLVEAGVLCERLEEIGRRVRGLSGKKVLVLHQGMREAFGPGSELSISEIPHGFDYYAMGHIHKRYEVRMGRGLLAYPGPSHWVDVDDPDDCGVLLVDLSGDEPEAQWVRLESVRPKVRVSVKVQDLEEEVRRLAEAGHRKRPVLWMEVEGDVDPMIVRRKLEDRYIISRLSVKPDKGKTVELRHERQLSVEERLRELALEQIKDKDLIDFALGDLLKLLSSGSEDEAEQALYDFWRKRYGIGWGEGT; from the coding sequence ATGATGATAGGCCACATATCGGACACGCACCTGGGTGCCTTCATAGGCAGGGACGAGGAGCTGAGAGAGGTCGGCGAGGACGTACACGCGTCCTTCCTCGAGGCGATAGAAATCTTCGTCAGGGAGGACGTCGACATAGTGATCCACTCAGGTGACATACTGGACGAGCCGAGGCCCTACGGAGACGCCATGAGGGTACTGATGGAGGGGGCCAAGAGGCTCAATGACAGAGGCATACACATGCTCTTCACCCTCGGAGAGCACGACATCAGCAGCATACCCTCGACGCCTCATCCCTACGTGGCTAAACTCGCAGGACTGGCAGAGTACGTCGGTAACGGTGAGGCGCACGAGGTCAAGGGGTTGACGGTGATAGGGCTGCACAAGCACAAGCTGGTAGAGGCCGGAGTGCTATGCGAGAGGCTCGAGGAGATAGGCCGGAGGGTCAGGGGTTTAAGCGGGAAGAAGGTCCTCGTGCTTCACCAGGGCATGAGGGAGGCCTTCGGACCAGGCTCGGAGCTCTCCATCAGCGAAATCCCGCACGGATTCGACTACTACGCCATGGGGCACATCCACAAGCGCTATGAGGTCAGGATGGGGAGGGGACTACTGGCCTACCCTGGACCGAGCCATTGGGTTGACGTCGACGACCCCGATGATTGCGGAGTCTTACTGGTGGACCTCTCGGGAGACGAGCCGGAGGCCCAATGGGTCAGGCTGGAGTCAGTCAGGCCCAAGGTGAGGGTATCGGTCAAGGTTCAGGACCTCGAGGAAGAGGTCAGGAGGCTAGCGGAGGCCGGGCATAGGAAGAGGCCGGTGCTCTGGATGGAGGTCGAGGGAGACGTGGACCCGATGATTGTGAGGCGGAAGCTAGAGGACAGGTACATAATCAGTAGATTGTCGGTCAAGCCGGATAAAGGGAAGACCGTCGAGCTCCGTCACGAGCGGCAGCTGAGCGTTGAGGAGCGGCTGAGGGAGCTCGCACTCGAGCAGATAAAGGATAAGGACTTGATAGATTTCGCCCTCGGGGATCTGCTCAAACTGCTCTCTTCCGGGAGCGAGGACGAGGCGGAGCAGGCCCTCTATGACTTCTGGCGGAAGAGGTATGGGATAGGCTGGGGTGAGGGGACGTGA